A stretch of Lactuca sativa cultivar Salinas chromosome 6, Lsat_Salinas_v11, whole genome shotgun sequence DNA encodes these proteins:
- the LOC111891237 gene encoding calcium-dependent protein kinase 24, translating into MGKVAPFLTSIGFRSTGSVDAQQVVLEPVARVRFSQRAISKAEGRGGSWGSEMASTKTSHDGLEYSNRMSGPGGLNVLYGKFLVTETEEGIAQAIIKGDINFERDPWPRVSEDAINIIRGMLDQNPYDRLTVEEVLENKWIQNAHKVPNIPLGEHVRARIQQFSLMNKFKRKVIRVVAENLPDEQVHGLKQMFDDMDKDKNGSLTFEELKDGLCTIGEQPLADPDVQMLMEAADLDENGVLNCEEFMIVAVHLKRISNDDHLRQAFHHFDKDNNGYIEYDELRESLFEEHQNSYNEKLVHDIIHDADLDKDGRISYPEFAAMMTTGMDWKMASRQYSRVMLNAISVKMFKGETIEEEEDIEIS; encoded by the exons ATGGGTAAGGTTGCGCCCTTTCTAACATcaattggttttagatcaacAGGTAGTGTTGATGCTCaacaagtggtattagagccagtGGCGAGGGTTCGATTCTCTCAAAGAGCAATTTCTAAAGCGGAGGGGCGGGGGGGTAGTTGGGGGTCAGAAATGGCATCAACCAAGACCTCGCACGATGGCCTGGAGTACAGTAATCGAATGTCTGGTCCTGGAGGATTGAATGTGCTATATGG AAAGTTTCTTGTTACAGAGACCGAAGAAGGAATTGCACAAGCAATAATCAAGGGTGACATAAACTTTGAAAGGGACCCTTGGCCAAGGGTCTCCGAAGATGCCATAAACATCATAAGGGGCATGCTTGACCAAAATCCATATGATCGGCTCACTGTGGAAGAGGTCCTCG aaaacaaatggattcaaAATGCCCACAAGGTTCCCAACATTCCTTTGGGAGAACACGTACGAGCAAGAATTCAACAATTCTCTTTGATGAACAAATTCAAAAGGAAAGTAATTAGG GTGGTAGCAGAAAACTTGCCAGATGAACAAGTACATGGATTAAAACAAATGTTTGATGATATGGACAAGGACAAAAATGGATCACTCACCTTCGAAGAGCTTAAAGATGGTTTGTGTACGATTGGAGAACAACCGCTTGCAGATCCTGATGTTCAGATGCTAATGGAAGCT GCTGATCTTGATGAAAATGGGGTCCTGAATTGTGAGGAGTTTATGATAGTTGCAGTTCACTTGAAACGGATCAGCAATGATGATCATCTACGCCAAGCTTTCCACCATTTTGACAAGGACAACAATGGGTACATTGAGTATGATGAGTTACGAGAGTCTTTGTTTGAAGAACATCAAAATTCATACAACGAAAAGCTTGTCCATGATATCATACATGATGCCGACCTTGATAAG GATGGTAGGATCAGTTACCCGGAGTTTGCAGCGATGATGACGACAGGGATGGACTGGAAGATGGCATCTCGACAGTATTCAAGAGTGATGTTAAATGCAATTAGCGTCAAAATGTTCAAAGGTGAAACAATCGAAGAGGAAGAGGATATTGAAATAAGCTGA
- the LOC128126706 gene encoding calcium-dependent protein kinase 8-like has translation MGGCISVANTSYLRKSSLVQPITRQETKTPKFVRPARVLKDSAGGDIFKHYKFGKELGRGEFGVTYQCQNIETGEKVACKKMSKSRLIAEIDVEDVRREVTIMRHMPVHPNIVSYKDVYEDKDAIYLLMELCEGGELFDRIVTKGHYTERAAAVVIKTILEVVQVCHTHGVMHRDLKPENFLYAHKGENASLKAIDFGLSVSFEHGQRFREVVGSPYYMAPEVLKRNYGEEIDVWSAGVILYILLCGVPPFWAGTHAI, from the exons ATGGGGGGTTGCATATCTGTTGCCAATACAAGTTACTTAAGGAAATCCAGCCTTGTCCAACCAATCACACGACAAGagaccaaaaccccaaaattcGTACGCCCGGCTCGCGTCCTCAAAGACTCTGCTGGGGGCGACATTTTCAAGCATTACAAGTTTGGGAAAGAGCTCGGGAGGGGTGAGTTTGGGGTGACATACCAATGTCAAAATATCGAAACAGGAGAGAAAGTGGCATGCAAAAAGATGTCCAAAAGCAGGCTGATAGCGGAGATTGATGTGGAGGATGTGAGGAGAGAGGTGACGATCATGAGGCATATGCCTGTGCACCCTAACATCGTCAGCTACAAAGATGTTTATGAAGATAAAGATGCAATATATTTACTCATGGAGCTCTGTGAAGGTGGTGAACTATTTGATCGTATCGTTACTAAAGGTCATTACACGGAACGAGCCGCTGCTGTTGTAATTAAGACCATTCTTGAAGTTGTTCAG GTGTGTCACACACATGGAGTAATGCATCGTGATTTGAAACCCGAAAATTTCTTGTACGCTCACAAAGGAGAAAATGCATCTCTAAAAGCAATCGACTTTGGTCTCTCTGTATCCTTCGAGCACG GCCAAAGGTTTAGAGAAGTCGTCGGAAGCCCATATTATATGGCACCGGAAGTACTCAAACGAAATTATGGGGAAGAAATCGACGTATGGAGCGCCGGTGTCATTCTGTACATCTTGCTTTGTGGAGTTCCCCCATTTTGGGCAGGTACGCATGCCATATGA